In Dyadobacter sp. NIV53, a single window of DNA contains:
- a CDS encoding secondary thiamine-phosphate synthase enzyme YjbQ, with amino-acid sequence MKIFQQVFQLKERKRGFHLITGEVTYALPQINEINTGMCQVFIQHTSASLTINENADPTVRMDFEMYFNKAVPENDPDYQHDDEGSDDMPAHIKASMMGSSVMIPIRNGRLAMGTWQGIYLCEHRNYGGARSFVVTAWGE; translated from the coding sequence ATGAAAATTTTCCAGCAGGTATTTCAGTTGAAAGAAAGGAAAAGAGGATTTCATCTTATTACAGGCGAAGTTACTTATGCCTTGCCACAGATTAATGAGATCAATACGGGCATGTGCCAGGTTTTTATTCAGCATACTTCTGCTTCCCTGACCATTAACGAAAATGCAGATCCGACCGTCAGGATGGATTTTGAAATGTATTTTAATAAAGCTGTTCCTGAAAATGATCCGGATTATCAGCATGACGACGAAGGATCAGATGATATGCCAGCACACATTAAAGCATCCATGATGGGAAGCTCGGTAATGATCCCGATTCGAAACGGAAGATTAGCTATGGGTACCTGGCAGGGAATATATTTGTGCGAACACAGGAATTACGGAGGTGCAAGAAGTTTTGTGGTTACAGCCTGGGGAGAATAA
- a CDS encoding IS3 family transposase (programmed frameshift): MSGERRVFDKEFKLMSVELSNSRTDLAALAKELDVPPAMLYRWRREFSAKQNGSFPGNGKVILSETEQELARLRKELRDTQLERDILKKAGRHFLQERWQIFGFIKDHRKIFPIEKMCMVFKVSRSRFYTWLSNKLSDTAIENQTLIDKIIVIHGDSKQTYGSPRVTQELYKLGVKVSRPRVARLMKKAKIRSIVKRKFRVTTDSEHTYPVVANKLNRQFKVEKIATAWVSDITYIKTTQGWLYLTIVLDLADRRVIGWALSSTMKAIDTVIPAWKMALKNRSVTCELIFHSDRGIQYACNEFKSLLDKSPLVIRSMSRKGNCWDNAVAESFFKTLKAECVYQNTFINKHQAAIIVFEYIETWYNRKRLHSALGYMSPKEFEELLNMQKIAA; this comes from the exons ATGTCTGGAGAAAGAAGAGTATTTGACAAGGAGTTCAAACTGATGAGCGTTGAACTAAGCAATAGCCGCACAGACCTTGCTGCACTGGCAAAAGAATTGGATGTTCCACCTGCTATGCTATACCGCTGGCGTAGAGAGTTTTCTGCGAAACAAAACGGTAGTTTTCCTGGCAACGGAAAGGTGATTTTAAGTGAAACGGAACAGGAATTGGCCCGGCTAAGGAAAGAACTCCGCGACACACAACTTGAACGAGATATCTTAAAAAAGGCTG GTAGGCATTTTCTCCAGGAGCGATGGCAAATATTCGGGTTCATAAAGGATCACCGGAAAATATTTCCCATTGAGAAAATGTGCATGGTTTTTAAGGTAAGCAGAAGCAGGTTTTATACTTGGCTGAGCAATAAACTATCGGATACAGCTATTGAAAATCAGACCCTTATCGATAAAATAATTGTTATTCATGGGGATAGTAAACAAACGTACGGAAGCCCCAGGGTCACTCAGGAATTGTACAAACTGGGGGTGAAAGTGTCCCGTCCAAGGGTCGCCAGACTGATGAAGAAAGCAAAAATAAGAAGTATTGTCAAGAGAAAATTCCGTGTCACAACAGATTCTGAACATACATATCCGGTTGTAGCAAATAAGCTTAACAGGCAATTTAAAGTAGAAAAAATAGCTACTGCGTGGGTGTCTGACATCACATACATTAAAACGACGCAAGGTTGGCTATATCTCACCATAGTACTGGATTTAGCTGACAGGAGAGTAATTGGATGGGCGCTTAGTTCAACAATGAAAGCTATTGATACTGTGATACCTGCGTGGAAAATGGCTCTGAAAAATAGAAGCGTAACCTGTGAATTAATTTTCCATTCGGATAGGGGAATTCAATACGCCTGCAACGAATTTAAAAGTTTGCTGGACAAAAGCCCACTGGTAATAAGAAGCATGAGCAGAAAAGGAAATTGTTGGGATAATGCGGTTGCTGAAAGTTTTTTTAAGACCTTAAAAGCAGAATGTGTTTACCAAAATACTTTTATTAATAAACACCAGGCAGCAATAATTGTATTTGAATATATTGAAACCTGGTATAATAGAAAGAGGCTTCATTCTGCCCTCGGGTACATGTCACCAAAAGAATTTGAAGAACTTTTAAATATGCAGAAAATTGCGGCTTAA
- a CDS encoding type 1 glutamine amidotransferase — protein sequence MNNDNKKFRIAILDMYDGVANEGMRCIKKIITNFGENESINIEYQIFDVRQKLETPGLDFDAYISTGGPGNPAPVGEVWERKFFYFLDSLIQFNANRNNRTKKHLFLICHSFQMACIHWQLAGVSKRRKTSFGTFPVHKTPLGRKDPLLNLLNDPFWIVDSRDFQVTQPNQYVLDQMGAKVLCLEKIRPHVQLERAVMAMRFSNEIVGTQFHPEADAEGMLRYFLREDKKASIIANHGEQKYDDMITNLNDADKILMTESVIIPTFLRNAFYKSQSNEQSESPLAKII from the coding sequence ATGAACAATGACAATAAAAAATTCAGGATTGCGATTCTGGATATGTACGACGGCGTTGCGAATGAGGGGATGCGTTGTATTAAAAAAATTATAACAAACTTTGGTGAAAATGAGTCTATAAACATTGAATATCAGATATTTGATGTACGGCAGAAATTAGAAACCCCAGGCCTGGACTTTGACGCGTATATTTCTACAGGTGGCCCGGGCAATCCGGCACCGGTTGGTGAAGTTTGGGAAAGAAAGTTTTTTTATTTCCTGGATAGTTTGATTCAATTTAATGCCAACCGGAATAACCGTACAAAAAAACATCTGTTTTTAATCTGCCACTCCTTTCAAATGGCATGTATTCACTGGCAGCTGGCAGGAGTAAGTAAAAGAAGAAAAACATCTTTTGGAACGTTTCCCGTACACAAAACACCATTGGGACGGAAAGATCCTTTACTCAATTTACTGAACGACCCTTTCTGGATTGTAGATTCAAGGGATTTTCAGGTTACTCAGCCCAATCAATACGTATTGGATCAAATGGGTGCAAAGGTGCTTTGTCTGGAAAAAATCCGCCCGCATGTACAGCTCGAACGCGCAGTTATGGCAATGCGTTTCTCAAATGAAATTGTAGGAACCCAGTTTCATCCTGAGGCAGATGCCGAGGGAATGCTGCGTTACTTTCTTCGTGAGGATAAAAAAGCGTCTATTATTGCCAATCACGGCGAACAGAAATATGATGACATGATCACAAATCTGAACGATGCTGATAAAATACTGATGACAGAATCAGTGATCATACCTACATTTTTGAGAAATGCTTTCTATAAATCACAGTCTAATGAGCAATCTGAAAGCCCTTTAGCAAAAATTATATAA
- a CDS encoding VOC family protein, translating into MFKDTKAFSSFSVNDLEKAKQFYGEVLQVDISEEKEMGLLQLHLKGGNDIVVYPKPDHSPATFTVLNFSVPQIETAVDELKKRGVIFESYNMPDLKTGEDQISRSDGHAVAWFKDPAGNILSVMTSGS; encoded by the coding sequence ATGTTCAAAGACACAAAAGCATTTAGCAGTTTTTCAGTAAATGACCTGGAAAAAGCAAAACAATTTTATGGAGAAGTACTTCAGGTTGATATTTCGGAAGAAAAGGAAATGGGATTACTCCAATTGCACCTTAAGGGTGGAAATGACATCGTAGTTTATCCAAAACCAGATCATTCTCCTGCAACATTTACTGTTCTCAATTTTTCAGTCCCACAGATTGAAACAGCAGTGGATGAACTTAAAAAAAGAGGTGTAATTTTTGAAAGTTACAATATGCCAGATTTAAAAACCGGTGAGGATCAAATTTCCCGTAGTGACGGTCATGCTGTTGCCTGGTTTAAAGATCCTGCGGGTAATATTTTATCCGTTATGACATCAGGATCATAA
- a CDS encoding SDR family oxidoreductase, which yields MKDSKNKASLISVKNALVTAVGLGVYAFAKSVYKEMTRYDWHNKVVLITGGSRGLGLALARELAVKGAKLVICSRTSEQLQNAKEQLEGIGAEVLAMETDLTNQVDVRIMVDTAVRHFGKIDVLINNAGTISVGPENVMEVEEYERVMDINFWAVLYTIKAVLPYFGIRGGGKIVNICSIGGKISVPHLLPYSVSKFALVGLSEGLCVELKKDNVQVTTVIPNLMQTGSPRNVIVKGDHEAEYAWFKIAASSPILSQKAEMAAKQIITAVENGKKEVILTQTAKVAIAVQGLMPEVITSLSQVVNRFLPKSSDTETKKGFESESESSNGRVAAISDEAAVRYNEI from the coding sequence ATGAAAGATTCAAAAAATAAAGCATCACTCATTTCTGTCAAAAATGCTTTAGTCACAGCAGTGGGATTGGGCGTGTACGCCTTTGCAAAAAGTGTGTATAAAGAAATGACCAGATATGACTGGCACAATAAAGTAGTATTAATTACAGGAGGTTCGCGCGGGCTAGGCCTTGCATTGGCGAGAGAACTGGCTGTAAAAGGTGCTAAACTGGTGATCTGTTCACGAACAAGCGAGCAACTTCAAAATGCAAAAGAGCAACTTGAAGGAATAGGAGCGGAGGTATTAGCAATGGAAACCGATTTAACAAACCAGGTCGATGTCAGGATTATGGTAGATACAGCTGTCAGGCATTTTGGAAAAATCGACGTATTGATCAATAATGCCGGTACAATTTCAGTTGGGCCTGAAAATGTCATGGAAGTTGAGGAATATGAAAGGGTAATGGATATTAATTTCTGGGCTGTTTTGTATACCATTAAAGCTGTTTTACCATATTTTGGCATTCGTGGAGGTGGGAAAATTGTAAATATCTGTTCTATTGGAGGTAAAATTTCAGTTCCACATTTACTGCCATACAGCGTCAGTAAATTCGCATTGGTTGGGCTCTCTGAGGGTTTATGCGTGGAATTAAAAAAGGACAATGTCCAGGTAACTACTGTGATTCCAAATTTAATGCAGACCGGAAGTCCAAGAAATGTAATTGTTAAAGGAGATCATGAAGCGGAATATGCATGGTTTAAAATTGCAGCTTCCTCACCTATACTTTCGCAAAAAGCTGAAATGGCAGCCAAACAAATAATAACAGCCGTTGAGAATGGCAAAAAAGAAGTGATTCTTACGCAAACGGCGAAAGTAGCAATTGCTGTCCAGGGTTTGATGCCTGAAGTAATTACATCTTTATCCCAGGTTGTCAACCGGTTTCTTCCAAAAAGCTCGGATACCGAAACTAAAAAAGGTTTTGAAAGCGAATCGGAATCATCCAATGGACGTGTTGCTGCAATAAGTGATGAGGCAGCAGTAAGATATAATGAAATATAG
- a CDS encoding DinB family protein, whose amino-acid sequence MEIITNSKLYSLLVLYDMQTTFFNNVLDGISDNDTHNRLNTKANHIAWLTGSLVQQRYDLANELGIEMKQEANELFKDNKGIQDDATYPSLASYKKDFEKITPVLRSALAEATENQLNHEIDMGSDQKMTFYDLVSFCSYREANVIGQIALWRRLLDYPAMKYM is encoded by the coding sequence ATGGAAATAATCACAAACAGCAAATTGTATTCATTACTTGTGTTATACGATATGCAAACTACATTTTTTAATAATGTGCTGGACGGTATTTCAGATAATGATACACATAACAGATTGAATACCAAAGCGAATCATATTGCATGGCTTACGGGTAGCCTGGTTCAGCAGCGTTATGACCTGGCGAATGAACTCGGGATAGAGATGAAGCAGGAGGCAAATGAGCTCTTTAAGGATAACAAAGGAATTCAGGATGATGCTACTTACCCTTCATTAGCATCATATAAAAAAGATTTTGAAAAAATCACACCTGTCCTTAGAAGTGCATTGGCCGAGGCTACGGAAAACCAGCTTAACCATGAAATTGATATGGGATCTGATCAAAAAATGACCTTTTATGATCTTGTTAGTTTCTGCAGTTACCGGGAGGCAAACGTAATTGGTCAGATCGCGCTGTGGCGTAGGTTACTTGATTATCCGGCTATGAAATATATGTAA
- a CDS encoding T9SS type A sorting domain-containing protein: protein MKFLLKLVFVSALFGLMAAKSDDSLRNDRSALATQVSCGNRIWTDGEELGVFQDKKVWTYIHENRIYIKWDGSPLNAFDNTGILYHLSNNRFPAAGDQVVGNCVNSGDPSTINNGYLQPKNSNGAIPCNGKPIANNTLIGTYIGGDRVKTFQYARIINERLRINFHREGTELNPNQLGMGLIQPTINGENGSIMNFPLNYLEVTSCFWGEEPKPATPVVTAPACASGPTLANVTNISKTGLRFTFSGTSIPNVKWRIKLNNSEVRSGTSGQLSNATTVNIVYGSLSAGNYLLEIEGGDCTSSVSSQSFTITEPAAPACVGGPSITSVANIGSTSLKVNFSGTNIATIAWKIKSGSTELATGTTATSANSATLTFNNIVNGTYSLEIQGSSCTSGVSSQNFTIAANCDRGPSLQGISSVTDVGLSFLFDGNGVYGINWKVMQGSNMMRQNSVAPQSNRPAITYAALPKGEYTLQIQGGTCISTVSAMNFSVDGALPIYIAAFDAAPVKNGIALSWKVVSEKDGEGFEILRLDNDLKNVEVIGKLALTEQRTGDYQFLDTQPFAGANYYQLKQIDKDGTFTKSKIVTARFDQILEAVAAPNPADDYVNVQFTSRNSGASQIAVYNIAGIQLTNYQIKIKEGINTHRMNVGKLSSGHYFIKVSNAGQDTNLRFVKVN from the coding sequence ATGAAATTTTTACTCAAACTAGTTTTTGTCAGCGCTTTGTTTGGCTTAATGGCAGCAAAATCAGACGATAGCCTGCGAAATGACCGATCGGCCTTGGCCACTCAGGTAAGTTGTGGTAACAGAATCTGGACAGATGGTGAAGAACTTGGAGTATTTCAAGACAAAAAGGTATGGACATATATTCACGAAAACAGGATATATATTAAATGGGATGGAAGCCCGCTTAACGCATTTGACAACACTGGGATCCTATACCATCTTTCCAATAACAGATTCCCTGCGGCAGGAGATCAGGTGGTCGGAAACTGTGTGAACTCCGGAGATCCGAGCACTATTAATAACGGTTATTTGCAACCAAAGAACAGCAACGGAGCAATTCCATGTAATGGAAAACCAATCGCCAATAATACGCTGATAGGAACTTATATTGGCGGCGACAGAGTTAAAACTTTCCAATATGCCAGGATAATCAATGAAAGGCTGCGCATTAATTTTCACCGCGAAGGAACTGAATTAAATCCAAACCAATTAGGGATGGGACTCATTCAGCCTACTATAAATGGTGAAAATGGAAGTATTATGAATTTCCCTTTAAACTACCTGGAAGTTACCAGCTGTTTCTGGGGTGAGGAACCGAAACCTGCAACCCCGGTTGTTACTGCACCAGCCTGTGCATCCGGCCCCACATTGGCAAATGTTACAAACATTTCGAAAACCGGACTAAGGTTTACTTTTTCGGGTACGAGTATTCCCAATGTCAAATGGAGAATTAAACTGAATAATTCGGAAGTAAGATCAGGTACAAGCGGGCAACTATCCAATGCAACAACAGTCAATATCGTTTACGGTTCATTATCAGCAGGCAATTATTTGTTGGAAATTGAAGGTGGTGATTGTACATCGTCAGTAAGCTCCCAATCATTTACTATTACAGAACCCGCTGCTCCTGCTTGTGTAGGCGGACCATCAATCACTTCGGTAGCCAACATTGGATCTACTAGCCTGAAAGTAAATTTCAGTGGAACGAATATCGCTACAATTGCATGGAAAATAAAAAGCGGATCAACGGAATTGGCGACTGGTACAACAGCAACTTCTGCAAACAGTGCCACATTAACATTCAATAATATAGTCAACGGAACATATTCGTTGGAAATTCAGGGAAGCAGCTGTACTTCCGGAGTAAGTTCACAAAACTTTACTATCGCCGCCAATTGCGACAGAGGCCCGTCATTGCAGGGAATTAGTTCGGTAACAGATGTGGGACTTTCCTTTCTTTTTGATGGAAACGGAGTATACGGTATCAACTGGAAAGTTATGCAGGGAAGTAATATGATGCGTCAAAATAGTGTTGCCCCTCAAAGTAACCGCCCGGCTATAACTTACGCAGCCTTGCCAAAAGGCGAATATACCCTTCAAATTCAAGGTGGAACATGTATTTCAACTGTTAGCGCTATGAATTTCAGTGTGGACGGAGCATTGCCAATTTATATTGCGGCTTTCGATGCTGCACCTGTTAAAAATGGTATTGCCCTTTCCTGGAAAGTAGTTAGTGAAAAAGATGGTGAGGGATTTGAAATCCTGCGTTTGGATAATGATTTGAAAAATGTTGAGGTAATTGGAAAATTAGCACTTACCGAACAAAGAACAGGTGACTACCAGTTCCTGGATACCCAACCTTTTGCGGGCGCTAATTATTATCAGCTAAAACAAATTGATAAGGACGGTACATTCACGAAAAGCAAAATAGTAACGGCCAGATTTGACCAGATACTTGAAGCCGTTGCCGCACCTAATCCTGCTGATGACTATGTCAACGTTCAATTCACATCAAGAAATTCCGGTGCATCCCAAATCGCGGTTTACAATATTGCAGGAATACAGCTGACAAATTACCAGATTAAAATAAAGGAAGGTATAAATACCCATCGAATGAATGTTGGCAAACTTTCCTCAGGACATTATTTTATTAAAGTTTCCAATGCCGGCCAGGATACGAATTTGAGGTTTGTAAAGGTTAATTAA
- a CDS encoding DinB family protein, producing the protein MDNTSLQSNQKEFISPFITTEAFLNHWQGHRRLTRKVIEAFPENEFYNYSLGGMRPFAEQVMEMIGLAAPGIRGIQTGNWTSIEKPILNSHTKAPETKREILNLWDWVTDQIDTIWPQIPQNRFEETDVAFGQYEDSVYSILLYLIDNEIHHRGQGYVYLRSLGIEPPAFWDRI; encoded by the coding sequence ATGGATAATACCAGTCTTCAGTCAAATCAGAAAGAATTTATATCCCCCTTCATTACTACGGAGGCATTTCTGAATCATTGGCAGGGACATCGCCGCTTGACCCGAAAAGTAATAGAAGCATTTCCCGAAAACGAGTTCTATAATTATTCATTAGGAGGGATGCGGCCTTTCGCAGAACAAGTAATGGAAATGATTGGTTTAGCGGCGCCGGGAATCCGTGGTATTCAAACGGGTAACTGGACAAGCATTGAAAAACCAATTTTAAATTCTCATACAAAGGCGCCGGAAACTAAACGGGAAATACTTAATCTCTGGGATTGGGTTACTGACCAAATCGACACAATTTGGCCGCAAATTCCTCAAAATCGTTTTGAAGAAACAGATGTGGCTTTTGGCCAGTACGAAGATTCTGTATATTCAATTTTATTGTATCTGATTGACAATGAGATTCATCATCGTGGACAAGGATATGTTTATTTGCGCTCATTGGGTATTGAGCCGCCTGCATTCTGGGATAGAATTTAG
- a CDS encoding porin has protein sequence MKKWISGLLFVFLFLTSQQIFAQRFLMDLVDTTNHMGKGMLSIYERYNRLNVSGYMQPQFQYTKNGGIESFSGGNFAPMSNNRFMIRRGRLRIDYAHLNETNEVTTDFVFQFDGTERGVAIRDFWGRFYENKYKLFSVTTGMFARPFGYEINLASANRESPERGRMSQILMKTERDIGIMVTINDRKKGSKWGKVKLDVGVFNGQGVSGPVDYDSHKDVIARLSLKPTKFHVFHGVILSAGLSGYAGGITSQSNILYSTKQISDGYQTVRDSAASNYRKISPRNYSGADFQLLFPNKHGHTEIRAEFIKGKQTATLASSESPGIYPVTNGIKDPLYLRNFDGAYFYFLQNLWSTQHEFVVKYDWYDPNSKVSGKEITDNMGFGKADLQYNTLGFGYVYYANSSLKFMLYYDFVKNEKSGLSGFSDDIPDDVVTCRVQYNF, from the coding sequence ATGAAAAAATGGATCTCCGGACTCCTTTTCGTTTTCTTGTTTCTTACCTCCCAACAAATCTTTGCACAACGTTTTCTGATGGATCTGGTTGATACGACCAATCACATGGGAAAAGGAATGTTATCTATTTACGAAAGATATAACCGGTTGAATGTCAGCGGATACATGCAGCCACAATTCCAGTATACTAAAAATGGAGGAATAGAATCTTTTAGCGGTGGTAATTTTGCCCCAATGTCTAACAACCGGTTTATGATTCGCCGTGGTCGCTTGCGGATTGATTATGCTCATTTAAATGAAACAAACGAGGTTACTACTGATTTTGTATTTCAGTTTGACGGAACTGAGCGCGGGGTAGCTATCCGCGATTTTTGGGGAAGGTTTTATGAAAATAAATACAAACTTTTTTCAGTTACAACGGGGATGTTTGCCCGCCCTTTTGGCTACGAAATAAACCTCGCCTCTGCAAACCGGGAATCACCCGAAAGAGGAAGAATGTCTCAGATTCTGATGAAAACAGAAAGGGATATTGGAATTATGGTGACTATAAATGACCGTAAAAAAGGGAGTAAATGGGGCAAGGTAAAACTGGATGTGGGTGTATTTAATGGTCAGGGTGTGTCTGGCCCGGTTGATTACGACAGTCATAAAGATGTTATTGCCAGGTTAAGCCTGAAACCAACCAAATTTCATGTCTTCCACGGAGTAATTTTATCTGCGGGTTTGTCTGGTTATGCCGGTGGTATCACAAGCCAGTCGAATATTTTATATAGTACTAAACAGATTTCTGACGGTTACCAAACTGTACGTGATTCGGCGGCTTCTAATTATAGAAAAATTTCTCCACGCAATTATTCCGGTGCCGACTTCCAGTTATTATTTCCTAACAAACATGGACATACAGAAATCCGGGCGGAATTTATAAAAGGTAAGCAAACGGCTACACTGGCCAGCAGCGAATCTCCGGGTATCTACCCGGTTACAAATGGAATAAAAGATCCTCTTTATTTGAGAAATTTTGACGGAGCATATTTTTATTTTCTTCAAAACCTCTGGAGTACCCAGCACGAATTTGTAGTAAAATACGATTGGTATGATCCAAATAGTAAGGTTTCCGGAAAAGAAATTACGGATAACATGGGATTTGGAAAAGCCGATTTACAATACAACACGCTTGGTTTCGGGTATGTTTATTATGCTAATTCGTCCTTAAAATTCATGCTTTATTACGATTTTGTAAAAAATGAAAAATCTGGTTTGTCCGGATTTTCAGATGATATTCCTGATGATGTTGTTACTTGCCGGGTACAGTACAACTTTTAA
- a CDS encoding aldose 1-epimerase family protein: MKYTIENEKLLISVNLTGAELCQIQSVQTGKEFMWDANPDVWASYSPVLFPVIGAIKNGFVKYNEREYAVPRHGIVRNNPNVKLVRKTENSLTFGLQYDDVTLKIYPFKFEFQITYTLYDNRIIVSHEVTNHGDEPMLFSLGGHPAFKCPLSDDEVYEDYYLEFEQVETESTWLLEKDGLVGNHTKPILHNTNVLHLNGHLFDHDALIFKTLKSTQVSLRSTKSGQVITLHYADFPYLGIWAKPNANFVCIEPWLGIADNADSDQNLENKEGILNLESKAVFKALYSIEISE, translated from the coding sequence ATGAAATATACAATCGAAAATGAAAAGCTACTGATATCGGTAAACCTAACAGGAGCGGAATTATGCCAGATACAATCCGTACAAACGGGTAAGGAATTCATGTGGGATGCCAATCCTGACGTATGGGCGAGTTATTCGCCCGTTTTATTTCCTGTAATCGGAGCCATTAAAAATGGTTTTGTAAAATATAATGAAAGGGAATATGCTGTCCCGCGCCATGGAATTGTACGTAATAATCCGAATGTAAAGCTTGTTCGCAAAACCGAAAACAGCCTTACTTTTGGCTTACAATATGATGATGTAACGCTGAAAATATACCCGTTTAAATTTGAATTCCAGATCACTTACACACTCTACGACAATAGAATTATAGTTAGCCATGAGGTTACCAACCATGGTGATGAACCAATGTTATTTTCTCTTGGAGGGCATCCGGCTTTTAAATGTCCTTTGAGTGATGATGAGGTTTATGAGGATTATTACCTGGAATTTGAACAGGTTGAAACTGAATCTACCTGGCTTCTTGAAAAAGATGGCCTGGTAGGAAATCATACCAAACCAATCCTGCATAATACAAATGTCCTGCATTTGAACGGCCACCTTTTTGACCACGATGCACTGATATTCAAGACATTAAAATCTACTCAGGTCAGTTTGCGCAGTACTAAATCCGGACAAGTAATCACTTTACATTATGCCGATTTTCCCTATCTTGGAATATGGGCAAAACCGAATGCAAATTTTGTTTGTATTGAACCCTGGCTTGGTATAGCAGACAATGCGGACTCAGATCAAAATCTTGAAAATAAGGAAGGTATATTGAATCTGGAATCAAAAGCTGTGTTTAAAGCATTGTATTCCATTGAGATCAGCGAGTAG
- a CDS encoding PA2169 family four-helix-bundle protein → MERKSEVIETLNDLILINNDRIAGYEKSYEETDNIETDLKGLFQKYINDSRGFISQLTDEVIKLGGQPADGTLFSGKLYRVWMNIRATFSSDNRKAVLENSEAGEDAAQEAYAEALKAEELPADLQQLILSQKTILKEAHDNIKSQRDQQRDVWNYPLTT, encoded by the coding sequence ATGGAACGGAAATCAGAAGTAATAGAAACCTTGAATGATTTGATCCTGATCAATAATGACCGCATTGCAGGATACGAAAAATCCTATGAAGAAACTGATAACATCGAAACTGACCTGAAAGGATTATTTCAGAAATATATCAATGACAGCAGAGGATTCATTTCCCAACTGACTGACGAAGTAATAAAACTCGGCGGGCAACCTGCCGATGGAACTCTATTTTCTGGAAAACTTTACAGAGTTTGGATGAATATCAGGGCAACATTTTCCAGCGACAACAGAAAAGCAGTGCTGGAAAATTCAGAAGCGGGAGAAGATGCAGCACAGGAAGCATACGCCGAAGCTTTAAAAGCTGAAGAACTGCCAGCTGATCTGCAACAACTCATTTTGTCACAAAAAACTATTCTAAAAGAGGCGCACGATAACATAAAAAGCCAAAGGGACCAGCAACGCGATGTTTGGAATTATCCTTTGACGACTTGA
- a CDS encoding M4 family metallopeptidase, whose translation MQVFDMNHDTDMSKAELVWDNGKAKGRQDADTKHLVAAGTATWDMYYEIFGRNSINNLGLVLKHYIHYDNKYSNAFWDGRRMVYGDGDGSIFGSFTADPDIIGHELTHGVTQYEANLVYHNQSGALNESMSDVFGIMIKQRLLNQDVKKSKWLIGEKVLKGAKYALRSMKAPGTAYVNHPDLGTDPQPATFDNFMQLPDTQRGDYGGVHINSGITNFAFYVAAFNMGGFSWEKAGRIWYAALTDTAQLSPEASFTDLKTLTIQKAESLFGNGSLEAKAVTDGWNEAKV comes from the coding sequence ATGCAGGTATTCGACATGAACCATGATACTGATATGTCCAAGGCGGAACTGGTTTGGGACAATGGCAAAGCAAAAGGAAGACAAGATGCTGACACTAAACATTTAGTTGCCGCAGGGACTGCAACCTGGGATATGTACTACGAGATCTTTGGACGTAATTCCATCAATAATCTGGGTCTTGTCCTGAAACACTATATTCATTACGATAACAAATACAGCAATGCATTCTGGGATGGAAGACGCATGGTTTACGGTGATGGCGATGGTTCTATTTTTGGAAGTTTTACTGCCGATCCTGATATTATCGGACATGAGCTGACTCATGGTGTCACACAATATGAGGCAAATCTGGTTTATCATAATCAAAGTGGTGCACTCAACGAATCGATGTCGGACGTGTTTGGTATTATGATCAAGCAACGCCTTTTAAATCAGGACGTTAAAAAATCAAAATGGCTGATCGGAGAGAAAGTACTGAAAGGTGCTAAATATGCACTTCGAAGCATGAAAGCACCTGGTACTGCTTATGTTAATCATCCCGATCTTGGTACTGATCCACAGCCTGCTACTTTTGATAATTTCATGCAATTGCCTGATACGCAAAGAGGAGATTACGGTGGTGTCCATATTAATTCGGGAATTACAAATTTTGCTTTTTACGTAGCGGCCTTTAATATGGGTGGTTTTTCGTGGGAAAAGGCAGGCAGGATCTGGTATGCCGCCCTGACCGATACAGCTCAGCTAAGTCCCGAAGCTAGTTTTACCGATTTAAAGACACTGACAATCCAAAAAGCGGAATCACTTTTTGGTAATGGCAGCCTGGAAGCCAAAGCTGTGACCGATGGTTGGAACGAAGCGAAAGTGTAA